The DNA region TAGTTCAAGTGTCTATATGAAATTTACTGGCAGTTTAAGGGGGTTTCTATGTATTAAGCCATAAAAGAAATAAATTCATACAAAGAAGTGGGAATGAAGGATTACCGCAAGTTCACCCGCTGTAAAGATGTTCAAAGTGGAGCTAGGCTCAGTTGTAAGAAGCAGGGCAAGAAACTGACTTATGGTAACTAGTATGAGAGTTGACAAAATGAAAACTCTGAATCGATGGCTAATGATGCGAAGAGTTCTTCTGATTCTGAGATGTTCCATCATGATCGATGAGACATCAGATTCTTTCTCGAAAACTTGAGCAAACTCTTCCAGTCTAAGGATCTGCAGGGAGCATATTAACCGGAATAGGACACATACAAGGAAGGAAATTGATATCCGGTAGAGCCAGGAGCTTATTAACAATATGCATACGAAGATATTGCTCAAAGCAGCATTGTACAAGTAAGGAATTTGAGTTCCCCCTGAGGCAAACCACCATATCTTGTAAATACTCTCAGCAATAAAAGAAGGGAGAACAAAAGCTGATAGGATCTTCATCGACCTCTGCACAAAAGAAGGAGAAACTATTATGCAGATGAACACCATATTTACCCATTCTTCAATGATAAATCACTAATTTCCCCCAATAAAAGCAAGGGCATCACTAATTTCCTCCAATAAAAGCAAGGGCAACTTCAATCAACAACTATGTTGCTCTAACTCTTCAAAAATGCCGACATGTATGTgctggatcctccaaaagtagtgcatttttagAGGATCCGACAAAGGTACAAAAACATTTtcggagagtccgagcaacacacATCAGCAAACCAGATGTGTATCAAGGCCAACTTATACAAATTCATGATTTGGGTTAAAAGGGGCTAAGTAAATATTTGTTTCTTTCCGGATAACAGAAACGCCTCGCATTTGAAGGGTTTTCCAAGGTCGGTAGCATCTACAGTATTTTCCAACTCCAAACATACCGACATTTCTTAATCCTCTAAAAACTGATGATTCCACAATGATTTTCAAAGAGGATGAAACTTTTATTATGAATGCTCTATTTAACAGGAAAACACTAGCTTAAATCATTAGAAAATGCTATATACGCATTCATCAGTTTTTTCTATCTGAGAGTATTATTGAACTGTATGAGCAAATTATCTAGCAGGCTTAAACTAAAGGGAACACCTTTATTTACTAAATCATATATTCAGCACGCCCCCTTGCATGCGGACATGATCCTTTTGATAGCCCAAATATGTGTAAATTCTTTTTGATTAAACGTTAAGATTTCAACCTGGCCTTCGCACCCATCTCATTTAAAAGCCAAGGCTATTAGAGAGGGCACACGTTTATTTACTTACTTATATCTTCAACAAGTACCTAGGGACCAATATACAAATGATTAACTTGTGAAAACTGGAAATAGTTGATTTCTcaaatggtcactcaactaatagTTGTTATCTCAAAAAATCACCTTTCTTCTTGATTCCAATTTCCTTTAACAAACAAAGTGACTTTCCGAGATAGTTATAACTATTAGTTGTGTGACCATCTGAGAAATCAGCTTGAAATCATCACTAAAGAGGAACATCAAAGACACTTTGAATCAATCCCAAAATCCACATTTCAAATAATTCCTAAATCTAACTTAACAATTAGGTACGAAACTAGAGGGTCGGAAGGGGTTCATCCAAACCCCCTTCTCCAGAAAATCACACTGTTAATAACAATAACACaatctaccaaaaaaaaaaaaaaaaagagtaacaaGTAAGGGGAAAATTAACTTACATGAAGCTGTTGAGTGTATCGTCGTTGAACCTTTTCACTATTTTCATACAATTTATCAAGAAACAAGAACTTTCTAATCCCATATTTTCTAGCAAAGGTAGAAAGACTGAGAAATGATAAGGTTGCAAAAAGTGATAAAGACACTTGAACAAGAGCATCAAAAGGCCTTTGATGCATAGAATCACAAGTGAAACAGGCGAACACAAAGTGTGATACTAATGGTATAGCAATTGttagaaggaaaaaaaatgacCAAGAAAGACCAGCTCTCCATATATTTGATTGATCAAGAAAAACCCATGCTAGAGCTGATTTAATCTTCTTGATTTCAGCAGAATTTTCATTTGTTGAATATGAACAAAGTGGTTCTTTGTTAGCTTGCAACATCCCTGCTTCAGCTTCTTCCATATCTCTTTGAGCTATAATTTCTTCAGCTACAACTTATACAAATACTTGTTGAACACAACATGAAAaaccaacacaaaaaaaaaaaaaaaaaaaaaaaaaaaaaagaaccaatgAATCAAATGAATATAGAAAGATTCAAGATTTCAATTGCTGACTTGATAAAATTGTTTTAATTACCC from Lycium barbarum isolate Lr01 chromosome 10, ASM1917538v2, whole genome shotgun sequence includes:
- the LOC132614007 gene encoding uncharacterized protein LOC132614007 codes for the protein MEEAEAGMLQANKEPLCSYSTNENSAEIKKIKSALAWVFLDQSNIWRAGLSWSFFFLLTIAIPLVSHFVFACFTCDSMHQRPFDALVQVSLSLFATLSFLSLSTFARKYGIRKFLFLDKLYENSEKVQRRYTQQLHRSMKILSAFVLPSFIAESIYKIWWFASGGTQIPYLYNAALSNIFVCILLISSWLYRISISFLVCVLFRLICSLQILRLEEFAQVFEKESDVSSIMMEHLRIRRTLRIISHRFRVFILSTLILVTISQFLALLLTTEPSSTLNIFTAGELALSSVTLVTGLFMCLRSAAKITHKAQAVTSLAAKWHACATISTFDDMNDETPTAQIATPQAVYPINSSSDEEGDGDDELDNTNMFPIHASTISYQKRQALVSYFEHNKAGITVYGFMLDRTWLHTIVAIQLSLTLWILNKTIGIS